The following are encoded in a window of Phragmites australis chromosome 22, lpPhrAust1.1, whole genome shotgun sequence genomic DNA:
- the LOC133905538 gene encoding cationic amino acid transporter 3, mitochondrial-like, translating into MGFEEAAAGMGGGVRALMRRKQVDSERARAAGGHQLRKELSITQLVAIGVGSTIGAGVYVLVGTVAREHSGPALTLSFLIAGIAAALSAFCYAELASRCPSAGSAYHYSYICVGEGVAWLIGWALILEYTIGGSAVARGISPNLALFFGGPDSLPWILARHEIPCLDVVVDPCAAFLVFFVTGLLCVGIKESSFIQGVVTVLNCFVMLFVIIAGSYIGFQTGWVGYKVAGGFFPYGVNGMLAGSATVFFAYIGFDSVASTAEEVKNPQRDLPLGIGTALSICCSLYMLVSVVIVGLVPYFAMDPDTPISSAFAKHGMHWAMYLVTTGAVLALCSTLMGSILPQPRILMAMARDGLLPSFFCDVNKKTQVPVKSTIVTGICAAALAFFMDVSQLAGMVSVGTLLAFTIVAVSILILRYVPPDEVPLPSSLQASFRLSQENDEEKMGGPLGDENHEQGASEIDDVIVVESIKDPLIEKQLYASKLNETKRRKTAACSIASVCVGVLAFTSSASVTFLPFLVQCFICVFGGLLLLASLGMLCWIDQDDGRHSFGHSGGFICPCVPLLPVMCILINTYLLINLGGGTWMRVGVWLVIGVLVYIFYGRTHSSLTDVVYVPVAQANEIYGSSSSSGFVA; encoded by the exons ATGGGGTTCGAGGAGGCGGCCGCCGGGATGGGCGGCGGGGTCCGGGCGCTGATGCGGCGGAAGCAGGTGGACTCCGAGCGGGCGCGCGCCGCCGGCGGGCACCAGCTCCGCAAGGAGCTCTCCATCACCCAGCTGGTTGCCATCG GTGTTGGTTCGACGATTGGTGCTGGTGTGTATGTCCTTGTGGGAACTGTTGCCCGGGAGCATTCTGGGCCAGCATTGACACTTTCATTTCTGATAGCTGGAATAGCAGCTGCACTTTCGGCGTTCTGTTATGCGGAGCTTGCTAGTCGTTGCCCTTCTGCAGGAAGTGCCTACCATTACTCATACATCTGCGTTGGGGAAGG AGTTGCATGGTTGATCGGTTGGGCTTTGATACTGGAATATACAATTGGTGGATCAGCTGTTGCCCGTGGCATATCTCCCAATCTT GCCTTATTTTTTGGAGGACCGGATAGTCTGCCATGGATTTTAGCACGCCATGAGATCCCATgtcttgatgttgttgttgatcCTTGTGCTGCATTCCTGGTTTTTTTTGTCACTGGTCTACTGTGCGTCGGGATAAAAGAG agcTCATTCATACAAGGAGTTGTGACAGTCCTGAATTGCTTTGTGATGCTATTTGTTATTATAGCCGGTAGTTACATTGGCTTCCAAACAGGATGGGTCGGCTATAAAGTCGCTGGCGG atttttccCATATGGGGTGAATGGAATGCTTGCTGGGTCAGCAACTGTTTTCTTTGCCTACATAGGCTTCGATTCAGTTGCTAGCACTGCTGAGGAG GTGAAAAATCCACAGCGAGATCTGCCATTGGGAATAGGAACAGCATTGTCAATTTGCTGTTCCTTGTACATGTTGGTTTCCGTTGTTATTGTCGGTCTGGTGCCATACTTTGCTATGGACCCAGATACCCCTATTTCGTCTGCCTTTGCAAAACATGGAATGCACTGGGCAAT GTATCTTGTAACAACTGGTGCTGTTCTTGCTCTCTGTTCAACCTTGATGGGATCAATACTACCACAG CCAAGAATATTGATGGCCATGGCACGAGATGGCCTGttaccatccttcttctgtgATGTCAACAAGAAGACACAAGTTCCTGTCAAGAGCACAATTGTCACTGGCATCTGCGCAGCTGCTCTGGCTTTCTTCATGGATGTCTCTCAACTGGCAGGAATG GTCAGTGTAGGCACACTCCTCGCGTTCACTATAGTTGCTGTATCCATTTTGATTCTCAGGTATGTTCCTCCAGATGAGGTACCCCTGCCATCTTCCCTGCAAGCATCATTCCGTTTGAgccaagaaaatgatgaggaaaaGATGGGGGGTCCTCTTGGAGATGAGAATCACGAACAGGGGGCATCTGAAATAGATGATGTGATTGTAGTAGAATCAATTAAGGACCCCCTTATCGAGAAGCAGCTATATGCAA GCAAGTTGAACGAAACAAAGCGGCGCAAGACCGCTGCTTGCAGCATTGCATCTGTCTGCGTAGGGGTTCTGGCCTTCACATCCTCAGCTTCTGTGACATTCTTGCCCTT CCTGGTGCAATGCTTCATCTGCGTCTTTGGTGGCCTGCTCCTCCTGGCTAGTCTGGGGATGCTCTGCTGGATTGACCAAGACGATGGAAGGCACTCATTTGGTCATTCTGGAG GATTCATCTGCCCATGTGTTCCATTGCTGCCAGTGATGTGTATCCTCATAAACACATACTTGCTGATAAATCTGGG TGGTGGGACATGGATGCGAGTCGGGGTGTGGCTTGTGATAGGGGTGCTCGTATACATTTTCTATGGCCGCACCCACAGCTCATTGACGGATGTCGTGTATGTCCCGGTGGCACAGGCGAACGAGATTTACGggtcttcatcatcttcagggtTTGTGGCTTAA